From a region of the Xyrauchen texanus isolate HMW12.3.18 chromosome 39, RBS_HiC_50CHRs, whole genome shotgun sequence genome:
- the LOC127632863 gene encoding X-linked retinitis pigmentosa GTPase regulator-like: protein MAGETEDEIPDTGAVFTFGKSKFADNAPSKFWLKNDVPLRISCGDEHTALVTENGKLFMFGSNNWGQLGLGTKTTMNKPTRVKDLQSERVNLVACGRSHTLVYTYRGNLYASGGNNEGQLGLNDCDDRTSFHLVDFFSKDRQIKMLAAGSNTSAALTQNGRLYMWGDNSEGQIGLGKENNALTPCEVSVGKRVSWVSCGYYHSAFVTVDGDLFTFGERDSGKLGLSTEKLANHKVPQQVTGISDRVVQVACGGGHTVALSEHVLYSFGLGQFGQLGHGTFIFESRLPRVVEHFRRGRVKHVECGENHTAVITDSGLLYTFGDGRHGKLGLGEENFTNQFKPTLCPRFLNYHVQSVTCGGCHMLVLAMPRAEGSKDLILEEDDVTEDYFEKSYTELLGDTHSQTTLNRSLSARVRRRERECSPDQSGPMFRTLPTLSGNQFSAALPVSNQTWHSHSDQPGKIPHTSLQIPVTRETSLNERSSTEDNESVKDLGETTDLLNLTHVMKMDALDKTLTLSPMQKEKGHQTLEFCTDETNGNEGDLGDLEEDDDDDDDEVEDEDEEQETDVEEGEKSENNQKEEVLDEKRKQTEKQEQRIIEPDLQKKESIKEASVPDGPMIEHPNPASRLKEETQSDKNGLRQDKPKTFFDSRTRLSIFKKRSSTKGNQPADKAENLAEGTSSGRPAADGPIANSEIRGPESSSSEPHTGSRTTGAERSHSATCNLL, encoded by the exons ATGGCAGGAGAGACAGAAGATGAGATCCCTG ATACCGGAGCCGTCTTCACTTTTGGAAAGAGTAAATTTGCAGATAACGCTCCCAGTAAATTTTGGCTAAAAAATGACGTTCCTTTGAGAATATCCTGTGGAGATGAGCACACAGCACTGGTAACAG AAAATGGGAAGCTGTTTATGTTTGGCAGCAACAACTGGGGACAGCTGGGCCTCGGAACAAAGACCACTATGAATAAGCCCACTCGTGTGAAAG ATCTGCAGTCAGAGAGGGTGAATCTTGTGGCCTGTGGAAGATCTCACACACTTGTATACACGT ACCGTGGTAACCTGTATGCCTCTGGAGGGAATAATGAGGGGCAGCTCGGCCTTAATGACTGTGATGACAGGACCTCCTTCCACCTCGTGGACTTCTTCAGCAAGGATAGACAAATCAAAATGCTCGCTGCAGGTTCCAATACATCCGCTGCACTCACAC AGAACGGAAGGCTCTATATGTGGGGCGATAACTCTGAGGGACAGATTGGTTTGGGGAAGGAGAATAATGCACTGACTCCGTGTGAGGTTTCTGTAGGGAAACGGGTGTCCTGGGTGTCTTGTGGATATTACCATTCTGCTTTTGTCACCG tggATGGGGACTTGTTTACGTTTGGAGAAAGGGACAGTGGGAAGCTCGGGTTGTCCACCGAGAAGCTGGCCAATCATAAAGTGCCTCAACAAGTGACGGGCATCTCTGATAGGGTGGTGCAGGTGGCCTGTGGAGGAGGGCACACTGTGGCACTTTCAG AGCACGTGCTGTATTCGTTTGGCCTGGGTCAGTTCGGGCAGCTTGGTCACGGGACCTTCATATTTGAGTCTCGTTTACCCAGAGTGGTGGAGCATTTCAGGAGGGGCAGAGTGAAACATGTGGAGTGTGGAGAGAATCATACAGCGGTCATAACTg ACAGTGGCCTTTTGTACACTTTTGGCGATGGCCGCCATGGCAAACTAGGTCTTGGAGAAGAGAACTTCACCAACCAGTTCAAACCAACCCTGTGTCCAAGATTCCTCAACTACCACGTACAGTCT GTGACATGTGGTGGATGTCACATGCTTGTGTTGGCCATGCCCAGGGCTGAAGGCTCAAAGGATTTGATCCTGGAGGAAGATGATGTGACTGAAGACTACTTTGAGAAGTCCTATACTGAGCTACTGGGTGACACGCACAGTCAGACCACACTAAACCGAAGTCTCTCAGCTCGGGTTAGACGCAGGGAACGG GAGTGTTCACCAGATCAATCTGGACCGATGTTCCGAACTCTTCCAACCCTGAGTGGAAATCAGTTTAGTGCAGCATTACCTGTTTCAAACCAAACATGGCACTCCCACAGTGACCAACCAGGAAAGATCCCTCACACCAGCCTCCAGA TTCCTGTTACGAGAGAGACTTCTCTCAATGAAAGAAGCAGTACGGAGGATAATGAAAGTGTAAAAGATCTTGGAGAAACCACTGATTTATTAAACCTG ACTCATGTAATGAAGATggatgctttggataaaaccCTCACATTGTCTCCAATGCAGAAG GAGAAAGGTCACCAAACTCTCGAGTTTTGCACAGATGAGACCAATGGAAATGAAGGAGACCTAGGAGATTtggaagaagatgatgatgatgacgatgatgaggtggaggatgaggaCGAGGAACAGGAGACAGATGTAGAAGAAGGGGAAAAGTCAGAGAATAATCAGAAGGAAGAAGTTTTAGATGAGAAGAGAAAGCAAACAGAGAAGCAGGAGCAACGGATTATAGAGCCAGATTTACAG AAAAAGGAGAGCATCAAAGAGGCATCTGTCCCTGATGGACCAATGATAG AACATCCCAATCCTGCTTCCCGCTTGAAGGAGGAGACACAGTCAGATAAGAATGGACTTAGACAAGACAAACCAAAGACTTTTTTTGACTCTAGGACCAGG CTTTCTATTTTCAAGAAGAGATCTTCCACTAAAGGCAACCAGCCAGCTGATAAAGCTGAAAACCTAGCTGAGGGCACCTCATCGGGCAGACCTGCAGCTGATGGCCCAATTGCAAACTCAGAGATTCGAGGGCCAGAGAGTTCTAGCAGTGAACCTCACACAGGATCCCGGACCACAGGGGCCGAACGGTCACACTCTGCCACCTGCAATCTGCTTTGA